A region from the Malus domestica chromosome 07, GDT2T_hap1 genome encodes:
- the LOC103439963 gene encoding uncharacterized protein isoform X5, giving the protein MRVTFTRNSLSWFLLDGEDPEDTLPPVSASLSLSLSLSLPSPPPLVSRHSSGLRMAGFVPYGNGGFYPYSSSPSSSLSALAPPFTVDRFVPKPMSSPLDVIETPYVAPMNSSLHSWLPSHPTTTGSNFFANPSPDFNSIPSSNAYGYAGLQTVEPSNTNLPPLNTITTASSSAFKYDQSFDPAATSFVEAKPYYPSYLSSTIPSVPPTVVPNQPSYDWLSTTHFAPLDSTSHKDYGQNPSDPKYTPQWGGLWEWEQGKQGDFSGNFCSKKTDVSSSSLYKNYMKQDPFCEEASHSINILGWEKLGGSVSAEHSGDKSFVAKNSKFIPADFSESVTGSFSAVPEAHPKASSSQFVMNTTNCKTPYSVFSEQRQNDASMDDISSASKSSSAFATRIPVTGTKSSEPEIGLFKRLNFRSDAAETDRGHYYPSSVQESCLPQVSEGNSRFSSSQLDSPGINDNFFTERNEELSNNRSLNKNPWDYVFKAKSGLENPHVSPGGFNVALNTNETVNSFPMSSDNVDPNNPAVDSPCWKGVPGGRFSSFESFEGVPEQIKKLEDCNGLNFPMPLMFPLNAAENVSSKKPIKNTVEYHDIGWLENGLTLPLKRSSVENSAFGEHKLDDAMKTTYDSETSHDRGPQSYRDVLHKSGNGDNSFGLFGHSHTMEQGHGGEVGLATEIKKTTLTCGVDVKLNVSDTMEYGSSHVPSHAVENILCSSAEDAPTKLSKSDEEYSMPKVDAQMLVDTMNSLSELLLSNCSYGLVQLKKNDIEAIKAVINNLHICISKNGEKLSPTQEMPLSQQNTAQCNGEFTEHNKVVSADRGPLASASNIQDEVTGSVFGKSDKNMAKEDKMTQAIKKILSENFHAEETDPQALLYKNLWLEAEAVLCSINYKDRFNRVKIEMDNCEAEKSKDNFIYNADMMQQSVSEVSPDSNSVNPLTSDAQEFPTSNLQDLPVLSQEDEVLARFRILRDLVENTNSIGAANGGESSSKVSEHNKFDNIPPEVNGSSSSHGISIQDSPTSGAVGMTDDYDEASVMARFRIIRDRVEKSKFISCSTMEESSSFNVCLQPKTDIIAPNPSDVSAPEFSFQDSSISINTSQSDACEASVLSRLNILKSRIENYADLHTEGQLLPKPKISAVAPNTSDSLLPEFKIQDSPRSSTSGQSNNCEASVTSRLQILKSQIDNSYMHSEEQQPPETDGLGYAGKRNPWPFISKRSEGGSSELKEQPIFQSHESDSSEGNMVDAEEFDLFVDGPPADYRKINSPGNLLPTGWHDSSSSDWEHVLKEEIWGQN; this is encoded by the exons GTCTAAGAATGGCGGGATTTGTGCCCTATGGGAATGGAGGATTTTATCCATATTCTTCATCACCGTCTTCAAGCTTATCGGCTTTAGCTCCACCTTTTACTGTCGATCGGTTTGTGCCGAAACCCATGTCTAGCCCACTTGATGTGATCGAGACACCTTATGTTGCCCCCATGAATTCTTCTTTGCACAGTTGGCTTCCATCTCACCCGACCACTACGGGGTCTAATTTCTTTGCCAATCCATCCCCAgatttcaattcaattccttcATCAAATGCGTATGGATATGCAGGCCTGCAGACTGTTGAACCATCCAATACAAACTTGCCTCCTTTGAACACTATTACCACTGCTTCATCCAGTGCGTTTAAGTATGATCAATCCTTCGATCCTGCTGCAACTAGTTTCGTTGAGGCAAAACCTTATTATCCCTCTTATCTATCCTCAACAATTCCGAGTGTTCCCCCCACGGTGGTTCCTAATCAACCTAGTTATGATTGGCTGTCAACTACTCATTTCGCTCCCTTGGATAGCACCTCTCACAAGGATTACGGTCAAAACCCTTCTGATCCAAAATATACTCCTCAGTGGGGTGGCTTGTGGGAGTGGGAGCAGGGTAAACAGGGAGACTTTAGTGGAAATTTCTGCTCAAAGAAGACTGATGTTTCCAGCTCATCACTGTACAAGAATTACATGAAACAAG ACCCCTTTTGTGAAGAAGCATCACATAGCATCAATATTCTGGGTTGGGAAAAGCTTGGTGGATCTGTAAGTGCAGAGCACTCAGGTGATAAATCCTTTGTGGCGAAAAATTCCAAATTCATCCCTGCTGACTTTTCAGAATCTGTCACGGGGTCATTTTCAGCAGTTCCAGAAGCCCATCCTAAGGCATCATCCTCACAGTTTGTCATGAACACCACAAACTGTAAAACACCGTACAGTGTGTTCTCTGAGCAACGACAGAATGATGCTAGTATGGATGATATTTCATCCGCTTCAAAGTCTTCCTCAGCCTTTGCCACTAGAATACCAGTTACTGGCACTAAATCTTCAGAACCAGAGATAGGTCTGTTCAAAAGGTTGAATTTCAGAAGTGATGCAGCTGAGACAGATCGTGGTCATTATTATCCCTCTAGTGTACAAGAGTCTTGTCTGCCACAAGTTTCTGAAGGCAACAGTCGTTTCAGTTCAAGCCAACTTGACAGTCCTGGAATAAATGATAACTTCTTCACAGAAAGAAATGAAGAGCTGTCAAATAATAGAAGTCTCAACAAGAATCCCTGGGATTATGTGTTTAAAGCGAAATCTGGACTTGAAAATCCTCATGTTAGTCCTGGTGGTTTTAATGTGGCACTTAATACAAATGAAACCGTCAATTCTTTTCCGATGTCATCTGACAATGTAGATCCTAATAATCCAGCTGTGGACTCGCCTTGCTGGAAAGGAGTTCCTGGTGGtcgtttttcttcatttgaATCCTTTGAAGGAGTTCCAGAACAGATAAAGAAACTAGAGGACTGCAATGGTTTGAATTTTCCAATGCCACTGATGTTTCCACTAAATGCTGCGGAAAATGTTTCCTCCAAAAAGCCTATCAAGAACACAGTTGAATACCATGATATTGGGTGGCTGGAAAATGGTCTGACCCTTCCTTTGAAGAGATCTTCAGTTGAAAACTCAGCTTTTGGAGAACATAAATTAGATGATGCCATGAAGACCACTTATGACTCGGAAACAAGCCATGATAGAGGACCTCAAAGTTACAGGGATGTCCTCCATAAATCAGGGAATGGGGACAACTCCTTTGGTCTCTTTGGCCATTCTCACACCATGGAACAAGGTCATGGTGGAGAAGTTGGATTAGCAAcggaaataaagaaaacaacatTGACTTGTGGTGTAGATGTTAAACTGAACGTCAGTGACACTATGGAATATGGTTCATCGCATGTGCCTTCGCATGCTGTAGAAAATATATTGTGTTCATCTGCAGAGGATGCACCTACTAAGCTTTCCAAATCTGACGAGGAATATTCTATGCCGAAAGTGGATGCACAGATGCTGGTTGATACAATGAATAGCTTGTCAGAATTGCTGCTTAGTAATTGTTCATATGGCTTGGTTCAattgaagaaaaatgatattgagGCCATAAAAGCTGTGATCAATAACCTGCATATCTGCATATCAAAGAACGGTGAGAAATTGTCGCCGACACAGGAAATGCCATTGTCCCAGCAAAACACTGCTCAGTGTAATGGAGAGTTCACAGAGCATAATAAG GTTGTGAGTGCAGACAGGGGGCCGTTGGCATCCGCCTCTAACATTCAGGATGAAGTTACTGGTTCTGTTTTTGGGAAAAGTGACAAAAACAtggcaaaagaagataaaatgaCTCAG GCTATAAAGAAGATTCTTAGTGAAAATTTTCATGCTGAGGAAACAGACCCTCAAGCCCTCTTGTACAAGAATCTATGGCTCGAGGCTGAAGCTGTATTATGTTCCATTAATTATAAAGATCGTTTTAATCGTGTAAAGATAGAAATGGATAACTGTGAGGCAGAGAAATCCAAAG ACaactttatatataatgcagATATGATGCAGCAATCAGTGTCTGAGGTTTCCCCTGATTCAAACTCAGTCAACCCATTGACGTCTGATGCTCAGGAATTTCCAACTTCAAATCTCCAGGATTTGCCCGTATTAAGCCAGGAAGATGAGGTATTGGCCAGATTTCGTATCTTAAGGGACCTTGTTGAGAACACAAATTCGATTGGCGCTGCTAATGGGGGTGAATCCAGCTCCAAGGTTTCTGAACATAACAAGTTTGATAATATTCCACCTGAAGTAAATGGTAGCTCATCATCACATGGTATTTCCATTCAGGATTCTCCTACATCAGGTGCAGTTGGGATGACAGATGATTACGACGAAGCTTCTGTTATGGCCAGATTTCGTATCATAAGAGACCGGGTTGAGAAATCAAAATTCATTAGTTGTTCCACTATGGAGGAATCATCCAGCTTCAATGTGTGCCTTCAACCCAAGACTGACATAATTGCACCCAACCCAAGTGATGTCTCGGCACCTGAGTTCAGTTTCCAGGATTCTTCCATTTCAATCAACACCAGCCAATCAGACGCTTGCGAGGCTTCTGTTCTGTCCAGACTTAATATCCTCAAATCCCGGATTGAAAACTATGCTGACTTGCATACTGAAGGGCAACTTCTTCCAAAACCCAAGATATCTGCAGTTGCGCCTAACACGAGTGATAGCTTACTGCCCGAGTTCAAAATCCAGGATTCTCCTCGTTCTAGCACATCCGGCCAGTCAAACAACTGTGAGGCTTCTGTTACGTCGAGGCTTCAGATCCTTAAATCCCAGATTGACAACTCATACATGCATTCAGAAGAGCAGCAACCGCCGGAAACTGATGGTCTTGGATATGCTGGTAAGAGAAACCCCTGGCCGTTTATAAGCAAGAGATCAGAGGGTGGAAGTTCAGAACTGAAAGAGCAACCTATTTTTCAGAGTCATGAATCTGACAGTAGTGAAGGTAATATGGTTGATGCTGAGGAGTTCGATCTGTTCGTGGATGGTCCACCGGCAGATTATCGGAAGATCAACAGTCCTGGGAATCTGCTTCCGACGGGTTGGCACGATAGCTCTTCCTCGGATTGGGAACATGTCTTGAAGGAGGAGATTTGGGGGCAGAACTGA
- the LOC103439963 gene encoding uncharacterized protein isoform X7 → MAGFVPYGNGGFYPYSSSPSSSLSALAPPFTVDRFVPKPMSSPLDVIETPYVAPMNSSLHSWLPSHPTTTGSNFFANPSPDFNSIPSSNAYGYAGLQTVEPSNTNLPPLNTITTASSSAFKYDQSFDPAATSFVEAKPYYPSYLSSTIPSVPPTVVPNQPSYDWLSTTHFAPLDSTSHKDYGQNPSDPKYTPQWGGLWEWEQGKQGDFSGNFCSKKTDVSSSSLYKNYMKQDPFCEEASHSINILGWEKLGGSVSAEHSGDKSFVAKNSKFIPADFSESVTGSFSAVPEAHPKASSSQFVMNTTNCKTPYSVFSEQRQNDASMDDISSASKSSSAFATRIPVTGTKSSEPEIGLFKRLNFRSDAAETDRGHYYPSSVQESCLPQVSEGNSRFSSSQLDSPGINDNFFTERNEELSNNRSLNKNPWDYVFKAKSGLENPHVSPGGFNVALNTNETVNSFPMSSDNVDPNNPAVDSPCWKGVPGGRFSSFESFEGVPEQIKKLEDCNGLNFPMPLMFPLNAAENVSSKKPIKNTVEYHDIGWLENGLTLPLKRSSVENSAFGEHKLDDAMKTTYDSETSHDRGPQSYRDVLHKSGNGDNSFGLFGHSHTMEQGHGGEVGLATEIKKTTLTCGVDVKLNVSDTMEYGSSHVPSHAVENILCSSAEDAPTKLSKSDEEYSMPKVDAQMLVDTMNSLSELLLSNCSYGLVQLKKNDIEAIKAVINNLHICISKNGEKLSPTQEMPLSQQNTAQCNGEFTEHNKVVSADRGPLASASNIQDEVTGSVFGKSDKNMAKEDKMTQAIKKILSENFHAEETDPQALLYKNLWLEAEAVLCSINYKDRFNRVKIEMDNCEAEKSKDNFIYNADMMQQSVSEVSPDSNSVNPLTSDAQEFPTSNLQDLPVLSQEDEVLARFRILRDLVENTNSIGAANGGESSSKDSPTSGAVGMTDDYDEASVMARFRIIRDRVEKSKFISCSTMEESSSFNVCLQPKTDIIAPNPSDVSAPEFSFQDSSISINTSQSDACEASVLSRLNILKSRIENYADLHTEGQLLPKPKISAVAPNTSDSLLPEFKIQDSPRSSTSGQSNNCEASVTSRLQILKSQIDNSYMHSEEQQPPETDGLGYAGKRNPWPFISKRSEGGSSELKEQPIFQSHESDSSEGNMVDAEEFDLFVDGPPADYRKINSPGNLLPTGWHDSSSSDWEHVLKEEIWGQN, encoded by the exons ATGGCGGGATTTGTGCCCTATGGGAATGGAGGATTTTATCCATATTCTTCATCACCGTCTTCAAGCTTATCGGCTTTAGCTCCACCTTTTACTGTCGATCGGTTTGTGCCGAAACCCATGTCTAGCCCACTTGATGTGATCGAGACACCTTATGTTGCCCCCATGAATTCTTCTTTGCACAGTTGGCTTCCATCTCACCCGACCACTACGGGGTCTAATTTCTTTGCCAATCCATCCCCAgatttcaattcaattccttcATCAAATGCGTATGGATATGCAGGCCTGCAGACTGTTGAACCATCCAATACAAACTTGCCTCCTTTGAACACTATTACCACTGCTTCATCCAGTGCGTTTAAGTATGATCAATCCTTCGATCCTGCTGCAACTAGTTTCGTTGAGGCAAAACCTTATTATCCCTCTTATCTATCCTCAACAATTCCGAGTGTTCCCCCCACGGTGGTTCCTAATCAACCTAGTTATGATTGGCTGTCAACTACTCATTTCGCTCCCTTGGATAGCACCTCTCACAAGGATTACGGTCAAAACCCTTCTGATCCAAAATATACTCCTCAGTGGGGTGGCTTGTGGGAGTGGGAGCAGGGTAAACAGGGAGACTTTAGTGGAAATTTCTGCTCAAAGAAGACTGATGTTTCCAGCTCATCACTGTACAAGAATTACATGAAACAAG ACCCCTTTTGTGAAGAAGCATCACATAGCATCAATATTCTGGGTTGGGAAAAGCTTGGTGGATCTGTAAGTGCAGAGCACTCAGGTGATAAATCCTTTGTGGCGAAAAATTCCAAATTCATCCCTGCTGACTTTTCAGAATCTGTCACGGGGTCATTTTCAGCAGTTCCAGAAGCCCATCCTAAGGCATCATCCTCACAGTTTGTCATGAACACCACAAACTGTAAAACACCGTACAGTGTGTTCTCTGAGCAACGACAGAATGATGCTAGTATGGATGATATTTCATCCGCTTCAAAGTCTTCCTCAGCCTTTGCCACTAGAATACCAGTTACTGGCACTAAATCTTCAGAACCAGAGATAGGTCTGTTCAAAAGGTTGAATTTCAGAAGTGATGCAGCTGAGACAGATCGTGGTCATTATTATCCCTCTAGTGTACAAGAGTCTTGTCTGCCACAAGTTTCTGAAGGCAACAGTCGTTTCAGTTCAAGCCAACTTGACAGTCCTGGAATAAATGATAACTTCTTCACAGAAAGAAATGAAGAGCTGTCAAATAATAGAAGTCTCAACAAGAATCCCTGGGATTATGTGTTTAAAGCGAAATCTGGACTTGAAAATCCTCATGTTAGTCCTGGTGGTTTTAATGTGGCACTTAATACAAATGAAACCGTCAATTCTTTTCCGATGTCATCTGACAATGTAGATCCTAATAATCCAGCTGTGGACTCGCCTTGCTGGAAAGGAGTTCCTGGTGGtcgtttttcttcatttgaATCCTTTGAAGGAGTTCCAGAACAGATAAAGAAACTAGAGGACTGCAATGGTTTGAATTTTCCAATGCCACTGATGTTTCCACTAAATGCTGCGGAAAATGTTTCCTCCAAAAAGCCTATCAAGAACACAGTTGAATACCATGATATTGGGTGGCTGGAAAATGGTCTGACCCTTCCTTTGAAGAGATCTTCAGTTGAAAACTCAGCTTTTGGAGAACATAAATTAGATGATGCCATGAAGACCACTTATGACTCGGAAACAAGCCATGATAGAGGACCTCAAAGTTACAGGGATGTCCTCCATAAATCAGGGAATGGGGACAACTCCTTTGGTCTCTTTGGCCATTCTCACACCATGGAACAAGGTCATGGTGGAGAAGTTGGATTAGCAAcggaaataaagaaaacaacatTGACTTGTGGTGTAGATGTTAAACTGAACGTCAGTGACACTATGGAATATGGTTCATCGCATGTGCCTTCGCATGCTGTAGAAAATATATTGTGTTCATCTGCAGAGGATGCACCTACTAAGCTTTCCAAATCTGACGAGGAATATTCTATGCCGAAAGTGGATGCACAGATGCTGGTTGATACAATGAATAGCTTGTCAGAATTGCTGCTTAGTAATTGTTCATATGGCTTGGTTCAattgaagaaaaatgatattgagGCCATAAAAGCTGTGATCAATAACCTGCATATCTGCATATCAAAGAACGGTGAGAAATTGTCGCCGACACAGGAAATGCCATTGTCCCAGCAAAACACTGCTCAGTGTAATGGAGAGTTCACAGAGCATAATAAG GTTGTGAGTGCAGACAGGGGGCCGTTGGCATCCGCCTCTAACATTCAGGATGAAGTTACTGGTTCTGTTTTTGGGAAAAGTGACAAAAACAtggcaaaagaagataaaatgaCTCAG GCTATAAAGAAGATTCTTAGTGAAAATTTTCATGCTGAGGAAACAGACCCTCAAGCCCTCTTGTACAAGAATCTATGGCTCGAGGCTGAAGCTGTATTATGTTCCATTAATTATAAAGATCGTTTTAATCGTGTAAAGATAGAAATGGATAACTGTGAGGCAGAGAAATCCAAAG ACaactttatatataatgcagATATGATGCAGCAATCAGTGTCTGAGGTTTCCCCTGATTCAAACTCAGTCAACCCATTGACGTCTGATGCTCAGGAATTTCCAACTTCAAATCTCCAGGATTTGCCCGTATTAAGCCAGGAAGATGAGGTATTGGCCAGATTTCGTATCTTAAGGGACCTTGTTGAGAACACAAATTCGATTGGCGCTGCTAATGGGGGTGAATCCAGCTCCAAG GATTCTCCTACATCAGGTGCAGTTGGGATGACAGATGATTACGACGAAGCTTCTGTTATGGCCAGATTTCGTATCATAAGAGACCGGGTTGAGAAATCAAAATTCATTAGTTGTTCCACTATGGAGGAATCATCCAGCTTCAATGTGTGCCTTCAACCCAAGACTGACATAATTGCACCCAACCCAAGTGATGTCTCGGCACCTGAGTTCAGTTTCCAGGATTCTTCCATTTCAATCAACACCAGCCAATCAGACGCTTGCGAGGCTTCTGTTCTGTCCAGACTTAATATCCTCAAATCCCGGATTGAAAACTATGCTGACTTGCATACTGAAGGGCAACTTCTTCCAAAACCCAAGATATCTGCAGTTGCGCCTAACACGAGTGATAGCTTACTGCCCGAGTTCAAAATCCAGGATTCTCCTCGTTCTAGCACATCCGGCCAGTCAAACAACTGTGAGGCTTCTGTTACGTCGAGGCTTCAGATCCTTAAATCCCAGATTGACAACTCATACATGCATTCAGAAGAGCAGCAACCGCCGGAAACTGATGGTCTTGGATATGCTGGTAAGAGAAACCCCTGGCCGTTTATAAGCAAGAGATCAGAGGGTGGAAGTTCAGAACTGAAAGAGCAACCTATTTTTCAGAGTCATGAATCTGACAGTAGTGAAGGTAATATGGTTGATGCTGAGGAGTTCGATCTGTTCGTGGATGGTCCACCGGCAGATTATCGGAAGATCAACAGTCCTGGGAATCTGCTTCCGACGGGTTGGCACGATAGCTCTTCCTCGGATTGGGAACATGTCTTGAAGGAGGAGATTTGGGGGCAGAACTGA
- the LOC103439963 gene encoding uncharacterized protein isoform X1, translating to MRVTFTRNSLSWFLLDGEDPEDTLPPVSASLSLSLSLSLPSPPPLVSRHSSGLRMAGFVPYGNGGFYPYSSSPSSSLSALAPPFTVDRFVPKPMSSPLDVIETPYVAPMNSSLHSWLPSHPTTTGSNFFANPSPDFNSIPSSNAYGYAGLQTVEPSNTNLPPLNTITTASSSAFKYDQSFDPAATSFVEAKPYYPSYLSSTIPSVPPTVVPNQPSYDWLSTTHFAPLDSTSHKDYGQNPSDPKYTPQWGGLWEWEQGKQGDFSGNFCSKKTDVSSSSLYKNYMKQDPFCEEASHSINILGWEKLGGSVSAEHSGDKSFVAKNSKFIPADFSESVTGSFSAVPEAHPKASSSQFVMNTTNCKTPYSVFSEQRQNDASMDDISSASKSSSAFATRIPVTGTKSSEPEIGLFKRLNFRSDAAETDRGHYYPSSVQESCLPQVSEGNSRFSSSQLDSPGINDNFFTERNEELSNNRSLNKNPWDYVFKAKSGLENPHVSPGGFNVALNTNETVNSFPMSSDNVDPNNPAVDSPCWKGVPGGRFSSFESFEGVPEQIKKLEDCNGLNFPMPLMFPLNAAENVSSKKPIKNTVEYHDIGWLENGLTLPLKRSSVENSAFGEHKLDDAMKTTYDSETSHDRGPQSYRDVLHKSGNGDNSFGLFGHSHTMEQGHGGEVGLATEIKKTTLTCGVDVKLNVSDTMEYGSSHVPSHAVENILCSSAEDAPTKLSKSDEEYSMPKVDAQMLVDTMNSLSELLLSNCSYGLVQLKKNDIEAIKAVINNLHICISKNGEKLSPTQEMPLSQQNTAQCNGEFTEHNKVVSADRGPLASASNIQDEVTGSVFGKSDKNMAKEDKMTQAIKKILSENFHAEETDPQALLYKNLWLEAEAVLCSINYKDRFNRVKIEMDNCEAEKSKDMMQQSVSEVSPDSNSVNPLTSDAQEFPTSNLQDLPVLSQEDEVLARFRILRDLVENTNSIGAANGGESSSKVSEHNKFDNIPPEVNGSSSSHGISIQDSPTSGAVGMTDDYDEASVMARFRIIRDRVEKSKFISCSTMEESSSFNVCLQPKTDIIAPNPSDVSAPEFSFQDSSISINTSQSDACEASVLSRLNILKSRIENYADLHTEGQLLPKPKISAVAPNTSDSLLPEFKIQDSPRSSTSGQSNNCEASVTSRLQILKSQIDNSYMHSEEQQPPETDGLGYAGKRNPWPFISKRSEGGSSELKEQPIFQSHESDSSEGNMVDAEEFDLFVDGPPADYRKINSPGNLLPTGWHDSSSSDWEHVLKEEIWGQN from the exons GTCTAAGAATGGCGGGATTTGTGCCCTATGGGAATGGAGGATTTTATCCATATTCTTCATCACCGTCTTCAAGCTTATCGGCTTTAGCTCCACCTTTTACTGTCGATCGGTTTGTGCCGAAACCCATGTCTAGCCCACTTGATGTGATCGAGACACCTTATGTTGCCCCCATGAATTCTTCTTTGCACAGTTGGCTTCCATCTCACCCGACCACTACGGGGTCTAATTTCTTTGCCAATCCATCCCCAgatttcaattcaattccttcATCAAATGCGTATGGATATGCAGGCCTGCAGACTGTTGAACCATCCAATACAAACTTGCCTCCTTTGAACACTATTACCACTGCTTCATCCAGTGCGTTTAAGTATGATCAATCCTTCGATCCTGCTGCAACTAGTTTCGTTGAGGCAAAACCTTATTATCCCTCTTATCTATCCTCAACAATTCCGAGTGTTCCCCCCACGGTGGTTCCTAATCAACCTAGTTATGATTGGCTGTCAACTACTCATTTCGCTCCCTTGGATAGCACCTCTCACAAGGATTACGGTCAAAACCCTTCTGATCCAAAATATACTCCTCAGTGGGGTGGCTTGTGGGAGTGGGAGCAGGGTAAACAGGGAGACTTTAGTGGAAATTTCTGCTCAAAGAAGACTGATGTTTCCAGCTCATCACTGTACAAGAATTACATGAAACAAG ACCCCTTTTGTGAAGAAGCATCACATAGCATCAATATTCTGGGTTGGGAAAAGCTTGGTGGATCTGTAAGTGCAGAGCACTCAGGTGATAAATCCTTTGTGGCGAAAAATTCCAAATTCATCCCTGCTGACTTTTCAGAATCTGTCACGGGGTCATTTTCAGCAGTTCCAGAAGCCCATCCTAAGGCATCATCCTCACAGTTTGTCATGAACACCACAAACTGTAAAACACCGTACAGTGTGTTCTCTGAGCAACGACAGAATGATGCTAGTATGGATGATATTTCATCCGCTTCAAAGTCTTCCTCAGCCTTTGCCACTAGAATACCAGTTACTGGCACTAAATCTTCAGAACCAGAGATAGGTCTGTTCAAAAGGTTGAATTTCAGAAGTGATGCAGCTGAGACAGATCGTGGTCATTATTATCCCTCTAGTGTACAAGAGTCTTGTCTGCCACAAGTTTCTGAAGGCAACAGTCGTTTCAGTTCAAGCCAACTTGACAGTCCTGGAATAAATGATAACTTCTTCACAGAAAGAAATGAAGAGCTGTCAAATAATAGAAGTCTCAACAAGAATCCCTGGGATTATGTGTTTAAAGCGAAATCTGGACTTGAAAATCCTCATGTTAGTCCTGGTGGTTTTAATGTGGCACTTAATACAAATGAAACCGTCAATTCTTTTCCGATGTCATCTGACAATGTAGATCCTAATAATCCAGCTGTGGACTCGCCTTGCTGGAAAGGAGTTCCTGGTGGtcgtttttcttcatttgaATCCTTTGAAGGAGTTCCAGAACAGATAAAGAAACTAGAGGACTGCAATGGTTTGAATTTTCCAATGCCACTGATGTTTCCACTAAATGCTGCGGAAAATGTTTCCTCCAAAAAGCCTATCAAGAACACAGTTGAATACCATGATATTGGGTGGCTGGAAAATGGTCTGACCCTTCCTTTGAAGAGATCTTCAGTTGAAAACTCAGCTTTTGGAGAACATAAATTAGATGATGCCATGAAGACCACTTATGACTCGGAAACAAGCCATGATAGAGGACCTCAAAGTTACAGGGATGTCCTCCATAAATCAGGGAATGGGGACAACTCCTTTGGTCTCTTTGGCCATTCTCACACCATGGAACAAGGTCATGGTGGAGAAGTTGGATTAGCAAcggaaataaagaaaacaacatTGACTTGTGGTGTAGATGTTAAACTGAACGTCAGTGACACTATGGAATATGGTTCATCGCATGTGCCTTCGCATGCTGTAGAAAATATATTGTGTTCATCTGCAGAGGATGCACCTACTAAGCTTTCCAAATCTGACGAGGAATATTCTATGCCGAAAGTGGATGCACAGATGCTGGTTGATACAATGAATAGCTTGTCAGAATTGCTGCTTAGTAATTGTTCATATGGCTTGGTTCAattgaagaaaaatgatattgagGCCATAAAAGCTGTGATCAATAACCTGCATATCTGCATATCAAAGAACGGTGAGAAATTGTCGCCGACACAGGAAATGCCATTGTCCCAGCAAAACACTGCTCAGTGTAATGGAGAGTTCACAGAGCATAATAAG GTTGTGAGTGCAGACAGGGGGCCGTTGGCATCCGCCTCTAACATTCAGGATGAAGTTACTGGTTCTGTTTTTGGGAAAAGTGACAAAAACAtggcaaaagaagataaaatgaCTCAG GCTATAAAGAAGATTCTTAGTGAAAATTTTCATGCTGAGGAAACAGACCCTCAAGCCCTCTTGTACAAGAATCTATGGCTCGAGGCTGAAGCTGTATTATGTTCCATTAATTATAAAGATCGTTTTAATCGTGTAAAGATAGAAATGGATAACTGTGAGGCAGAGAAATCCAAAG ATATGATGCAGCAATCAGTGTCTGAGGTTTCCCCTGATTCAAACTCAGTCAACCCATTGACGTCTGATGCTCAGGAATTTCCAACTTCAAATCTCCAGGATTTGCCCGTATTAAGCCAGGAAGATGAGGTATTGGCCAGATTTCGTATCTTAAGGGACCTTGTTGAGAACACAAATTCGATTGGCGCTGCTAATGGGGGTGAATCCAGCTCCAAGGTTTCTGAACATAACAAGTTTGATAATATTCCACCTGAAGTAAATGGTAGCTCATCATCACATGGTATTTCCATTCAGGATTCTCCTACATCAGGTGCAGTTGGGATGACAGATGATTACGACGAAGCTTCTGTTATGGCCAGATTTCGTATCATAAGAGACCGGGTTGAGAAATCAAAATTCATTAGTTGTTCCACTATGGAGGAATCATCCAGCTTCAATGTGTGCCTTCAACCCAAGACTGACATAATTGCACCCAACCCAAGTGATGTCTCGGCACCTGAGTTCAGTTTCCAGGATTCTTCCATTTCAATCAACACCAGCCAATCAGACGCTTGCGAGGCTTCTGTTCTGTCCAGACTTAATATCCTCAAATCCCGGATTGAAAACTATGCTGACTTGCATACTGAAGGGCAACTTCTTCCAAAACCCAAGATATCTGCAGTTGCGCCTAACACGAGTGATAGCTTACTGCCCGAGTTCAAAATCCAGGATTCTCCTCGTTCTAGCACATCCGGCCAGTCAAACAACTGTGAGGCTTCTGTTACGTCGAGGCTTCAGATCCTTAAATCCCAGATTGACAACTCATACATGCATTCAGAAGAGCAGCAACCGCCGGAAACTGATGGTCTTGGATATGCTGGTAAGAGAAACCCCTGGCCGTTTATAAGCAAGAGATCAGAGGGTGGAAGTTCAGAACTGAAAGAGCAACCTATTTTTCAGAGTCATGAATCTGACAGTAGTGAAGGTAATATGGTTGATGCTGAGGAGTTCGATCTGTTCGTGGATGGTCCACCGGCAGATTATCGGAAGATCAACAGTCCTGGGAATCTGCTTCCGACGGGTTGGCACGATAGCTCTTCCTCGGATTGGGAACATGTCTTGAAGGAGGAGATTTGGGGGCAGAACTGA